One Rossellomorea aquimaris DNA window includes the following coding sequences:
- a CDS encoding thymidylate synthase — MKQYLDLCKHVLDNGTKKEDRTGTGTISTFGYQMRFDLKEGFPLLTTKKLHVKSIIHELLWFLKGDTNVEYLQENGVRIWNEWADENGELGPVYGHQWRSWSGSNGETIDQITNLIDTIKNNPDSRRMIVSAWNVADVDHMALPPCHCLFQFYVADGKLSCQLYQRSADVFLGVPFNIASYALLTMMVAQVCDLEVGEFVHTFGDVHIYQNHLDQVNLQLSREPRSLPTLSINPEVKDIFGFKFEDFNLEEYDPHPHIKGAVSV, encoded by the coding sequence GTGAAGCAATATCTAGACTTGTGCAAACATGTCCTTGATAATGGCACAAAGAAAGAAGATCGAACAGGTACAGGCACGATTAGCACGTTTGGTTATCAAATGCGTTTTGATCTAAAAGAAGGATTCCCTCTGCTTACAACGAAAAAACTGCATGTAAAATCTATTATCCATGAACTCCTTTGGTTTCTAAAAGGAGATACGAACGTTGAATATCTTCAAGAAAACGGTGTCCGGATTTGGAATGAATGGGCCGATGAAAATGGAGAATTAGGACCTGTATACGGCCACCAATGGAGATCATGGTCTGGGTCAAACGGGGAAACGATTGACCAAATTACGAACCTCATTGATACGATTAAAAACAATCCCGATTCCAGAAGAATGATTGTAAGTGCGTGGAATGTTGCGGATGTAGATCATATGGCTTTGCCTCCTTGCCACTGCTTATTCCAGTTCTATGTAGCCGATGGCAAATTATCCTGTCAGCTGTACCAACGTTCCGCTGATGTATTCCTTGGCGTTCCTTTTAATATAGCTTCATACGCTCTATTAACGATGATGGTAGCCCAGGTATGTGATCTGGAAGTAGGGGAGTTCGTTCATACGTTTGGTGATGTCCATATCTATCAGAATCACCTTGACCAAGTAAACTTACAGCTCTCCAGGGAGCCAAGATCATTACCAACATTATCTATCAATCCTGAAGTGAAAGATATTTTTGGATTCAAGTTTGAAGATTTCAACCTTGAAGAATATGATCCACACCCACATATTAAAGGAGCCGTGAGTGTATGA
- a CDS encoding toxin: MKRIFITLAISVTLVILWTHSKANYSGTLLKHSPLKTQLQLQSSKQLENMILLPQAAYDKAAAMEMIERLDHIPTALLESTNSQEIKIRLFEKKLTDFSTTSHLKGVTPRGYTNKSITWDDVPGIGGSKLVLVKIGHSEKGKGHNSTNLELHELAHSIDRYVLTDLYYELEFLPLWKREAPRVFPNEPYFLKYKEEYFAETFAMYYLNSETRNLLKKRAPATYQFFKEL, from the coding sequence TTGAAGCGTATATTCATCACCCTCGCTATTTCGGTTACTCTAGTCATTCTGTGGACTCACTCAAAAGCCAACTACAGTGGAACCCTCTTAAAGCATTCTCCTCTTAAAACACAATTACAACTTCAATCTAGTAAACAGTTAGAAAATATGATCCTGTTGCCACAAGCTGCTTATGATAAAGCAGCTGCTATGGAAATGATTGAAAGATTAGATCATATACCAACCGCACTCTTGGAGTCTACGAATTCACAGGAAATCAAAATAAGGCTGTTTGAAAAAAAATTAACCGATTTTTCTACCACAAGTCACTTGAAAGGAGTAACCCCAAGAGGGTACACTAATAAAAGTATTACATGGGATGACGTTCCCGGGATCGGTGGATCGAAGCTTGTATTAGTGAAAATCGGTCATAGTGAGAAAGGGAAAGGTCATAATTCGACTAATCTGGAATTACATGAACTCGCTCACAGTATTGATCGTTACGTTTTGACGGACCTTTATTACGAGCTGGAATTTTTGCCCCTTTGGAAGAGGGAGGCTCCACGCGTATTCCCGAATGAACCCTATTTTCTTAAATACAAAGAAGAATATTTCGCTGAAACTTTTGCTATGTATTATTTAAACTCGGAAACTAGAAATCTTCTAAAGAAGAGAGCACCAGCAACATATCAATTCTTTAAAGAACTATAA